In Anaerolineales bacterium, the following proteins share a genomic window:
- a CDS encoding DUF2785 domain-containing protein has translation MYSEAELKPLLQSIASQEYAPPDGEDVFALAQAMLAHLGSPDAELRDDLIYGTLARWILRQQRFESEALRQLLWQLADDEHLGYGLGQAGDDSVFRRSFSVLLWPPVLIVERQRPFLSAAETQTLKERMAHYLRSEQDHRGYVPGKGWAHAAAHAADALDDLVQCAQLHPSDLLELLDAAAASIAFAPMPHLYEEDERMTTAVFSALGRQLLPEQHVVAWLQRLAARALEPAEAGSSFVHFNVKAFLRSFAFRARRHALPAALLAASEAALAEIDHFKNV, from the coding sequence ATGTACAGCGAAGCGGAGCTCAAACCACTGCTACAAAGCATTGCCAGCCAAGAATATGCGCCGCCTGATGGAGAGGATGTCTTCGCGCTGGCGCAGGCGATGCTGGCCCATCTGGGCAGCCCGGATGCCGAGCTGCGCGATGACCTGATCTACGGCACGTTGGCGCGCTGGATCCTGCGCCAGCAGCGCTTCGAGAGCGAGGCGCTGCGCCAGTTGCTGTGGCAACTGGCCGACGACGAGCACCTTGGCTACGGCCTGGGCCAGGCCGGAGACGATTCGGTCTTCCGGCGTTCGTTTTCGGTGTTGCTGTGGCCGCCGGTCCTGATCGTCGAACGCCAGCGCCCCTTCTTGAGCGCAGCGGAAACGCAAACCTTGAAAGAGCGCATGGCCCACTATCTACGCAGCGAACAGGACCATCGCGGCTATGTGCCCGGCAAAGGCTGGGCACACGCCGCGGCGCATGCCGCCGATGCGCTGGACGATCTGGTGCAGTGCGCGCAACTGCACCCCAGCGACCTGCTGGAGTTGCTGGATGCGGCCGCTGCCAGTATTGCCTTTGCCCCCATGCCGCACCTCTATGAAGAAGATGAGCGCATGACCACGGCGGTGTTCTCGGCGCTGGGGCGCCAGCTGCTGCCTGAGCAGCATGTGGTGGCCTGGCTGCAGCGCCTGGCGGCCCGAGCGCTGGAGCCAGCCGAAGCCGGCTCCAGTTTCGTACATTTCAACGTTAAGGCCTTTTTGCGCAGCTTTGCCTTCCGCGCCCGGCGGCATGCGCTACCGGCGGCCCTGCTGGCGGCCAGTGAGGCTGCCCTGGCCGAGATCGATCATTTTAAAAACGTTTAG
- a CDS encoding DinB family protein: protein MLPEIQDTLASLAGLRGQMAAIVAATPLAGLNWRPSLPPAADETNSLAVLAVHSTGAEHFWFAEGIAAQPPTRQRAAEFSFVAQSAEQVLQALQAAAAESEPILAALSAARLDETLTFNGRTRSVRGILQHVLAHYAMHLGHMQLTYQLWAEGKAFAG, encoded by the coding sequence ATGCTGCCCGAGATCCAAGACACCCTGGCCAGCTTGGCTGGCTTGCGCGGCCAGATGGCCGCCATCGTGGCGGCCACGCCGCTGGCTGGCCTCAACTGGCGGCCCAGCCTGCCGCCCGCTGCGGATGAAACCAACTCGCTGGCTGTGCTGGCCGTGCACAGCACCGGCGCCGAGCACTTCTGGTTCGCCGAGGGCATCGCCGCCCAGCCGCCCACGCGCCAGCGTGCCGCCGAGTTCAGCTTCGTGGCGCAGTCAGCCGAGCAGGTCTTGCAGGCCTTGCAAGCCGCCGCCGCCGAAAGCGAGCCGATCCTGGCGGCGCTCAGCGCCGCTCGCTTGGATGAGACCCTCACCTTCAACGGCCGGACGCGCAGTGTGCGTGGCATTCTGCAACATGTGCTGGCGCACTATGCCATGCACCTGGGGCATATGCAGCTCACCTACCAACTGTGGGCTGAAGGCAAGGCCTTTGCGGGCTAA